A single genomic interval of Planktothrix sp. FACHB-1365 harbors:
- a CDS encoding TIR domain-containing protein: protein MSKQYSVFVSYADEDGAWVEGYLLNALEEAGLTCHSEAMFRLGVPRLIEFESAVKNSERTLLVISPAYLADNFAEFANLLSQYYGFDTNLWPVVGIILHPVEELPMRLKILECLDATDATKQQKVIQRICEDFKKPVPTLATIPDCPYPGMVPFKSEDSDRFFGRQREVNDLIQQLRLFPFLAVIGASGSGKSSLVFAGLIPQLQTTHLLGKEKWQIYSMRPGTTPITTLTTTLGCDPTSPEAITTKFHPSQKFLLVIDQFEEVFTQSPQEAIPFQEILLNLYKQPNFYVVLTVRADFYPQLIESPTFWREIKAHLYEVLRLDQTGLQEAILKPAEQAGVFIESALLERLIITAANEPGVLPLLQETLVLLWQKIERRYLPLRAYEALVLSYHNTVSNTNNKLIGIQVAIAQRADAAIARLTDEQQIIARRVFLRLIQFGEGRADTRRQESVEALKARGDNDQIFEETLRYLADRRLLTLSGKEDKTRKVDIAHEILISSWPQLQDWILQRRDAEQTRRRLIAKVEEWGRLGKGEGGLLDEFELAEAQHWLESSDATELGSDEQLVALVESSKTHIEAEKQREKEAQERELKLSQKNLWITRIALTVITGVATVAIVVAGIAKHQWQEADKGQIIAKIETANARFTENPDTFDSLVAALEAGELFKKSIFNRNNPQLKADVLTVLAQGINWVKEQNRWQGHTDIIQTVSFSPDGEILATGGDDNIVKLWNQDGSFVQELSGHQDAVMSVNFSPDGDIIATASLDKTVRLWQKKQGKLWEETVGSRLQYSTAVHSVSFSKNGEIAIGLADGSIDLRKENGTPITTLKGHNNIVRSLSFSPDGQTLATASADQTIILWRKQNNQTWSQFKATLKHDHEVLSVSFSPDGQTLASASLDGTIKLWNSNGVRKCPALKGHNYGVLTVAFSPDGEILASAGEDYTIKLWNLKCQNIKSINAHNGRINGIYFNPQSSKNILASVSHDKFIKIWQLSNDKITQIKGYQYAVRNVEFSPVNEQILVTANGDEPEVKIWDAAGNLKQTLAEHNGTVRTAKFNQDGTLLGTSSDDQTAIIWDLKKGSIKHILSGHTDTVRSINFSADNQIIATTSYDGTIKLWNQQGKLIDTLDKYPDRVYSVSFSPILHEKLMATASEDGTIKLRDLKINQSRDKPKTSQPEAPIYSVAFSPDGKILATGSGNNQVQLWNLQAQKIKPPFIGHQAAIGSVIFSPNGQIIASGSDDKTINLWTLDGTRIVTLKGHQDEVNDVSFSHSGDTLASASSDKTVILWDVEQVTDLDKLLDGGCSWLKNYLKNSRDPTNKNKELCK, encoded by the coding sequence ATGTCAAAACAATATTCTGTATTTGTTTCCTACGCAGACGAGGATGGCGCCTGGGTAGAAGGTTATTTATTAAATGCTTTAGAAGAAGCCGGGTTAACCTGTCATTCCGAGGCGATGTTTCGGTTAGGTGTACCGCGATTAATTGAATTTGAAAGTGCGGTTAAAAATAGTGAACGAACCTTATTAGTGATTTCCCCCGCCTATTTAGCCGATAACTTTGCGGAATTTGCTAATTTACTGTCTCAATACTACGGATTTGACACTAATTTATGGCCAGTTGTTGGGATTATTTTGCATCCTGTTGAAGAGTTACCCATGCGTTTAAAAATATTAGAGTGTTTGGATGCGACGGATGCGACAAAACAACAGAAAGTCATTCAACGAATTTGTGAAGATTTCAAAAAACCAGTTCCGACTTTAGCCACTATTCCTGATTGTCCCTATCCGGGGATGGTTCCCTTTAAATCAGAAGATAGCGATCGCTTTTTTGGACGACAACGAGAAGTTAATGATTTAATTCAACAGTTACGATTATTTCCCTTTTTAGCCGTTATTGGAGCATCGGGAAGTGGTAAATCTTCCTTGGTTTTTGCTGGGTTAATTCCCCAACTGCAAACAACTCATTTATTGGGAAAAGAAAAATGGCAAATCTATTCCATGCGTCCGGGTACAACACCGATAACGACATTAACCACAACATTAGGCTGTGATCCGACTTCCCCTGAAGCTATCACAACAAAATTCCATCCCTCCCAAAAATTCCTATTAGTTATTGATCAATTTGAAGAAGTTTTTACCCAATCTCCTCAAGAAGCAATTCCCTTTCAAGAAATCCTATTAAATCTCTATAAACAGCCTAATTTTTATGTTGTTTTAACGGTTAGAGCAGATTTTTATCCTCAACTCATAGAATCTCCTACTTTCTGGCGAGAAATTAAAGCCCATCTCTATGAAGTGTTACGTTTAGATCAAACGGGACTGCAAGAAGCCATTCTTAAACCTGCGGAACAAGCGGGTGTTTTTATAGAATCGGCATTATTAGAACGATTAATTATAACAGCCGCGAACGAACCTGGAGTTTTACCGTTATTACAAGAAACTTTAGTTTTATTATGGCAAAAAATAGAACGGCGATATTTACCGTTAAGAGCCTATGAAGCTTTAGTCTTATCTTATCATAATACAGTCTCTAATACTAATAATAAATTAATCGGAATTCAAGTAGCGATCGCACAACGGGCAGATGCTGCGATCGCTCGTTTAACTGATGAACAACAAATCATCGCCCGTCGGGTATTTTTACGTTTAATTCAGTTTGGGGAAGGGCGGGCAGATACCCGAAGACAAGAATCTGTAGAAGCCTTAAAAGCCAGGGGAGATAATGATCAAATCTTTGAAGAAACCTTACGTTATTTAGCAGATCGTCGGTTATTAACTTTAAGTGGAAAAGAGGATAAAACCCGAAAAGTTGATATTGCCCACGAAATTTTAATTAGCAGTTGGCCCCAGTTACAAGATTGGATTCTTCAACGTCGAGATGCTGAACAAACTCGTCGCCGACTCATTGCAAAAGTGGAAGAATGGGGGAGATTAGGGAAAGGTGAAGGGGGATTATTAGATGAATTTGAACTGGCTGAAGCTCAACATTGGTTAGAGAGTTCTGATGCAACAGAATTAGGGAGTGATGAGCAATTAGTCGCGTTAGTTGAATCCAGTAAAACTCATATAGAAGCTGAAAAACAACGAGAAAAAGAAGCTCAAGAACGGGAATTAAAACTAAGCCAAAAAAATTTATGGATTACTAGAATTGCGTTGACGGTGATTACAGGAGTTGCTACTGTTGCTATTGTAGTTGCTGGGATTGCAAAACATCAATGGCAAGAAGCAGATAAAGGTCAAATTATTGCTAAAATCGAAACAGCCAATGCTCGGTTTACGGAAAATCCTGATACCTTTGATTCATTAGTCGCAGCATTAGAAGCAGGAGAACTTTTTAAGAAATCGATTTTTAATCGGAATAACCCTCAACTGAAGGCTGATGTTTTAACTGTATTAGCTCAAGGAATCAATTGGGTTAAAGAACAAAATCGTTGGCAGGGACATACGGATATAATTCAAACGGTTAGTTTTAGTCCTGATGGTGAAATTTTGGCAACGGGAGGTGATGACAATATCGTTAAACTTTGGAATCAAGATGGAAGCTTTGTACAAGAATTATCAGGGCATCAGGATGCAGTAATGAGTGTAAATTTTAGTCCTGATGGTGATATAATTGCAACGGCAAGTTTGGATAAAACAGTCAGACTGTGGCAAAAAAAACAAGGAAAACTCTGGGAAGAAACCGTTGGATCTCGATTACAATACAGTACAGCAGTTCATAGCGTCAGTTTCAGTAAGAATGGTGAAATTGCAATAGGTTTAGCAGATGGAAGTATCGATCTTCGCAAGGAAAACGGTACACCAATCACCACTCTCAAGGGACATAATAACATTGTTCGCAGTCTGAGTTTTAGTCCTGATGGTCAGACACTTGCCACAGCAAGTGCTGATCAAACAATTATTCTGTGGCGTAAACAAAATAACCAAACTTGGTCTCAGTTTAAAGCTACATTGAAACATGATCATGAAGTTTTGAGCGTGAGTTTTAGTCCTGATGGTCAAACCCTTGCTAGTGCAAGTTTAGATGGAACCATTAAACTATGGAATTCTAATGGTGTTCGTAAATGTCCTGCCTTAAAAGGACATAATTATGGAGTTTTAACTGTAGCCTTTAGTCCTGATGGCGAAATTCTAGCTTCAGCAGGTGAAGATTATACAATTAAACTTTGGAATCTTAAGTGCCAAAACATCAAAAGTATCAACGCTCACAATGGTCGAATTAATGGCATTTACTTTAACCCTCAGTCGAGTAAAAATATTTTGGCTTCAGTGAGTCATGATAAATTTATTAAAATTTGGCAACTTAGTAATGATAAAATTACTCAAATCAAAGGTTATCAATATGCTGTCAGGAATGTTGAGTTTAGTCCTGTCAATGAACAAATATTGGTGACTGCTAATGGAGATGAGCCAGAAGTTAAAATTTGGGATGCAGCCGGAAATTTAAAACAAACTTTAGCCGAGCATAATGGGACAGTCCGAACTGCAAAGTTTAATCAAGATGGAACCCTTTTAGGAACCAGTAGCGATGATCAAACAGCCATCATTTGGGATTTAAAAAAAGGCTCAATCAAACATATTCTTTCTGGTCATACGGATACTGTTCGTAGTATTAATTTTAGTGCAGACAACCAAATAATCGCAACAACAAGCTATGATGGAACAATTAAACTTTGGAACCAACAAGGTAAACTAATAGATACACTCGACAAATATCCAGATCGAGTTTATAGTGTTAGCTTCAGTCCAATTCTGCATGAGAAGTTAATGGCAACCGCTAGTGAAGATGGTACGATTAAACTTCGGGATCTAAAGATTAATCAATCAAGGGATAAACCTAAAACCAGCCAGCCAGAAGCACCTATTTACAGTGTAGCATTTAGTCCTGATGGTAAAATTTTAGCTACAGGAAGTGGAAATAATCAAGTTCAGCTTTGGAATTTACAAGCTCAGAAAATTAAGCCTCCTTTTATCGGACATCAAGCTGCTATTGGAAGTGTAATTTTTAGCCCTAATGGTCAAATTATTGCTTCTGGGAGTGATGATAAAACAATAAACCTTTGGACATTAGATGGAACTCGAATAGTGACTCTCAAGGGTCATCAAGATGAAGTTAATGATGTTAGTTTTAGTCACAGTGGTGATACCCTAGCTTCTGCCAGTTCTGACAAAACAGTGATTCTTTGGGATGTGGAGCAAGTTACCGATTTGGATAAGCTTTTAGACGGAGGATGCAGTTGGCTCAAAAATTATTTGAAAAATTCCCGTGACCCCACCAACAAAAATAAAGAACTTTGTAAATAA
- a CDS encoding caspase family protein encodes MTTLNNCYALIIGISNYQKIKPLPSTVLNDAKDIYSLLTEPSFCGYLIENVELLLDEKATKSALTQALTDLSTKTNTDSTVLIYYSGHGGQVEFGPTAGEYLLPVDTVYTSGASLAETAISGTQFTDALKAIPARKLVVIFDCCHSGGIGQPKDPTIPEIKGGLPDNYYDQLVQGKGRVIFASSRNTEQSYVNRGANNSVFTQHLIAGLKGGITSNDGLIRIFDIFEYLQPKVTAEQPNQHPIFKSDIEENFPLTLYLGGQKGVSPVSPQPQEEFRYDVYISYVDEEPDSTWVWDFLVPKLEAENLKVAVSGDVDLLGVARVINIERGVKFSKRTLVILSNLYLDNNMAEFENTLAQNLGIEEGKARIVCVEKEAVDAAKLPERLKLGAMSKLNHARRAEREFQKLIEQLKQPLPPLNPL; translated from the coding sequence ATGACAACCCTAAACAACTGTTACGCTCTAATTATCGGAATTTCTAATTATCAAAAAATCAAACCTTTACCGTCAACGGTTCTCAACGATGCTAAGGATATTTATAGTTTATTAACAGAACCTTCATTCTGTGGTTATTTAATTGAAAATGTGGAATTATTATTAGATGAAAAAGCCACAAAATCAGCTTTAACTCAAGCCTTAACTGATTTATCAACTAAAACTAACACAGATTCAACGGTATTAATTTATTATTCAGGACATGGAGGACAAGTTGAATTTGGCCCGACGGCGGGAGAATATTTATTACCCGTTGATACGGTTTATACCTCCGGTGCATCCTTAGCAGAAACCGCTATTTCAGGAACTCAATTTACAGACGCATTAAAAGCCATTCCCGCGCGAAAATTAGTTGTAATTTTTGATTGTTGTCACTCTGGAGGAATTGGTCAACCTAAAGATCCAACCATACCCGAAATCAAAGGGGGATTACCGGATAATTATTATGATCAATTAGTGCAAGGAAAAGGTCGGGTTATATTCGCCTCCTCTCGGAATACAGAACAATCCTATGTGAATCGGGGCGCAAATAATAGTGTTTTTACTCAACATTTAATCGCCGGGTTAAAAGGAGGAATTACTAGCAATGATGGATTAATTAGAATCTTTGATATTTTTGAATATTTACAACCGAAAGTTACCGCCGAACAACCGAATCAACACCCGATTTTTAAATCTGATATTGAGGAAAATTTTCCCCTAACCCTATATTTAGGCGGGCAAAAAGGGGTGAGTCCGGTTTCTCCTCAACCTCAAGAAGAATTCCGCTATGATGTTTATATTAGTTATGTGGATGAAGAACCAGATTCAACTTGGGTTTGGGATTTCTTAGTCCCGAAATTAGAAGCAGAAAACCTAAAAGTTGCGGTTTCAGGAGATGTGGATTTATTAGGGGTCGCACGGGTGATTAATATAGAACGGGGTGTTAAGTTTTCTAAACGAACCCTTGTCATTTTATCAAATTTATACTTAGATAATAATATGGCAGAATTTGAGAATACCCTGGCTCAAAACTTAGGAATTGAGGAAGGGAAAGCTCGTATAGTTTGTGTTGAGAAAGAGGCTGTTGATGCTGCTAAACTTCCTGAACGTTTGAAGTTAGGGGCTATGTCTAAACTCAACCACGCTCGGCGGGCTGAACGGGAATTTCAAAAGTTAATTGAACAGTTAAAACAACCCCTTCCTCCTCTTAACCCATTGTGA